From Electrophorus electricus isolate fEleEle1 chromosome 8, fEleEle1.pri, whole genome shotgun sequence, the proteins below share one genomic window:
- the LOC118241927 gene encoding perforin-1-like, whose product MMGWMRNCLVGWWLCYSLISVITAEDQLILGSPEDCKNSDFVPGYNLGGEGFDIVKMERKGSYVIDMETWNTGNGSCKLHKNRYLNGQTEKLPIAVVFWRSISKCSQKISSKMYESSEAVVKDSTSSVSNNWKVGLDIPLTAGGSLGGTHSREATNAMAKSKEDKFSFAKHEVKCSFYSYKIASSPPLHQDFLQAVKSLYPTYDSHSYQSIIDRFGTHYTTGVDLGGKISAVTAIKTCKAAMDGLTDTAAKDCLDVEASGTYQGVTLKTEFSHCQELKKKLNIKETFSSMFDDRQTEVTGGNINDEDLLFSTTSQNARKVWQESLKSIPDVVTYTLKPLHLLLNDNNPAKKGLKSAIEKYIRNNALKQVCSESCKIGKNNSARDRCVCVCQRSTNILSNCCPTERGLATLKVFKLHAENLYGDTFSKTDASVDVIYGDLIRRTAVIHENDNPHWNESFEFGSITISLKNKLTFNVYDRDTYWNSNLLGTCDFDLKSGKWSEVCMFKYGTFFFSYTVECAPSLQGPKCADYSPSPMASSLAEIFNSRNGILAKDTWKLEVAQNFSHPHFKDQ is encoded by the exons ATGATGGGGTGGATGCGTAATTGCCTTGTGGGCTGGTGGCTGTGCTACTCTCTGATCTCTGTGATCACTGCTGAAGATCAACTGATACTGGGGAGTCCAGAAGATTGCAAGAATTCTGACTTTGTCCCTGGGTACAACCTTGGAGGAGAGGGCTTTGACATTGTGAAGATGGAGCGTAAAGGTTCCTATGTCATCGACATGGAAACGTGGAACACAGGAAACGGCAGCTGCAAATTGCATAAAAACAGATACTTAAACGGACAAACGGAGAAGCTGCCCATTGCTGTGGTATTCTGGAGATCAATTTCAAAGTGTTCACAGAAGATTTCCAGCAAAATGTATGAGTCAAGTGAAGCTGTTGTAAAAGATTCTACCTCTTCAGTCTCAAATAACTGGAAAGTTGGTTTGGACATACCATTAACAGCTGGTGGATCATTAGGGGGCACCCATTCCCGTGAGGCAACCAACGCTATGGCAAAGTCAAAAGAAGACAAATTCAGTTTCGCTAAGCATGAAGTCAAATGCAGCTTTTACAG CTACAAAATAGCATCATCACCCCCACTGCATCAGGACTTTCTTCAAGCTGTGAAGTCTCTTTACCCCACATATGATTCACACTCCTATCAAAGCATAATTGATAGATTCGGCACTCACTATACCACAGGAGTCGATCTGGGTGGGAAGATATCGGCAGTAACTGCCATCAAAACCTGTAAAGCAGCAATGGATGGCCTTACAGACACAGCAGCTAAGGACTGCTTGGATGTAGAAGCATCAGGGACATATCAAGGtgtaacactgaaaacagaattCTCTCACTGTCAAGAACTAAAGAAGAAACTGAATATTAAAGAAACATTCAGCTCAATGTTTGATGACCGACAAACAGAGGTTACAGGAGGGAACATCAATGATGAAGACCTCCTTTTTTCCACTACATCTCAAAATGCCCGAAAAGTGTGGCAGGAATCCTTGAAGTCCATCCCAGACGTAGTGACATACACTCTTAAACCGCTCCACTTACTGCTGAATGATAATAACCCTGCTAAAAAGGGATTGAAGTCAGCCATAGAAAAGTATATAAGGAATAATGCCTTAAAGCAAGTTTGCTCTGAGTCTTGTAAAATAGGGAAGAATAACAGTGCCAGAGAccgctgtgtctgtgtttgtcaaaGAAGTACAAATATACTGTCCAACTGCTGTCCTACTGAAAGAGGTCTTGCCACACTGAAGGTCTTTAAACTTCATGCTGAAAATTTATATGGAGATACATTCTCCAAAACAGATGCCAGTGTGGATGTTATATATGGTGATCTAATTAGGCGCACTGCAGTGATTCATGAAAATGACAATCCTCACTGGAATGAATCATTTGAGTTTGGTTCCATCACGATATCTCTGAAAAATAAGCTTACCTTTAATGTGTATGATAGAGACACCTACTGGAATAGTAACCTTCTAGGTACATGTGATTTTGATCTTAAAAGTGGAAAATGGAGTGAGGTTTGTATGTTTAAGTATGGcaccttctttttttcctataCTGTAGAATGTGCTCCTAGTCTACAGGGTCCAAAGTGTGCAGATTACAGTCCTTCTCCAATGGCCTCCTCTCTGGCTGAAATATTCAACTCCAGAAATGGCATTCTGGCTAAAGATACGTGGAAGCTTGAGGTAGCTCAGAATTTCTCTCACCCTCACTTCAAGGACCAATAA